In a single window of the Salvelinus namaycush isolate Seneca chromosome 18, SaNama_1.0, whole genome shotgun sequence genome:
- the riok2 gene encoding serine/threonine-protein kinase RIO2, with product MGKLNVVVLRYLSRDDFRVLTAVEMGMKNHEVVPVSLISSIASLRHGGCNKILRELVKHKIVAYERTKMVHGYRLNYGGYDYLALKTFCSREILLSVGNQMGVGKESDIYIVASPEGEQYALKLHRLGRTSFRNLKNKRDYHKHRKNMSWLYLSRLSAMKEYAYMKALYERGFPVPKPIDYNRHAVVMELINGYPLCQVRELEDPSSMYSDVMELIVKLANHGLIHGDFNEFNLMLDDHDHVTMIDFPQMVSTTHFNAEWYFDRDVKCIRDFFAKRYNYESELYPTFKDIRRSVSLDVEISASGFTKDFERDAALLDPKGPEDEGEEDEGEEDEGEEDEGEEDEGEEDEGEEDMEKTMDMEEYRHAILELEGLKVSDTETHTETGDEDGERDPGRGEQRETDPEAVVMGGLDEEREKEEEDVCPELVDLSSSNREFKPFRDSDSLLHVVEHSRRRTDSEATAGSVGSCSTIPPEVVRAKVRRQLSKQQKAAQRRRLIKGESNLVTAERRENQSNIKSSLETDGFWG from the exons ATGGGCAAATTAAATGTTGTAGTTTTGAGGTATCTGTCCAGAGATGACTTCCGTGTCCTCACAGCG GTTGAGATGGGGATGAAAAACCATGAGGTAGTTCCAGTCAGCCTCATATCCTCCATCGCCAGCCTGCGTCACGGAGGCTGCAACAAGATCCTTAGAGAGCTCGTCAAGCACAAAATAGTGGCCTACGAGCGTACTAAGA tggtACATGGCTACCGTCTGAACTATGGGGGCTATGACTACCTGGCTTTGAAGACGTTCTGCTCTAGAGAAATACTCCTCTCTGTTGGGAACCAGATGGGAGTTGGGAAAGAGTCAG ATATATACATTGTGGCCAGTCCAGAGGGGGAGCAGTACGCGCTGAAGCTCCACAGGCTGGGGAGGACCTCCTTCAGGAACCTGAAGAACAAGAGAGACTACCACAAACACAGGAAGAACATGTCCTGGCTTTACCTCTCACGCCTCTCAGCCATGAAGGAGTACGCCTACATGAAG GCCCTGTACGAACGAGGGTTTCCTGTCCCTAAGCCCATTGACTATAACAGACACGCTGTGGTTATGGAGCTCATCAATGGATACCCACT CTGTCAGGTGCGTGAGCTGGAAGACCCGTCCTCCATGTACAGTGATGTCATGGAGCTGATAGTGAAGCTGGCCAATCATGGCCTGATCCACGGCGACTTCAATGAGTTTAACCTGATGCTGGATGACCACGATCACGTGACCATGATCGACTTCCCTCAGATGGTGTCTACCACACACTTCAATGCAGAGTG GTATTTTGACCGGGATGTCAAATGTATACGAGATTTCTTTGCCAAAAGATACAATTATGAGAGTGAACTGTACCCAACCTTCAAAGACATCAG ACGTTCCGTTTCTCTGGACGTTGAGATCTCAGCCAGCGGCTTCACCAAAGACTTTGAGAGAGACGCAGCATTGCTTGATCCTAAAGGACCAGAGGACGAGGGAGAGGAGGACGAGGGAGAGGAGGACGAGGGAGAGGAGGACGAGGGAGAGGAGGACGAGGGAGAGGAGGACGaaggagaggaggatatggagAAGACAATGGACATGGAAGAGTATAGGCATGCTATATTGGAACTGGAGGGGCTCAAAGTCagtgacacagagacacacactgagacaggagACGAGGATGGAGAGCGAGACccagggagaggagaacagagagagactgatccagaGGCTGTTGTGATGGGTGGTCttgatgaagagagagaaaaggaggaagaggatgtgTGTCCTGAGCTGGTCGACCTCTCCTCCTCCAACAGAGAGTTCAAACCTTTCAG AGACTCAGACAGCCTGCTTCATGTGGTTGAACACAGCAGGAGGAGGACGGACAGTGAGGCTACCGCCGGCAGTGTAGGGAGCTGCTCTACTATACCAccg GAGGTGGTTCGTGCGAAGGTGCGGAGACAGCTTAGTAAGCAGCAGAAAGCAGCTCAGAGGAGACGACTGATAAAGGGAGAATCTAACCTGGTcactgcagagaggagagagaatcagAGTAACATCAAATCTAGTCTGGAGACTGATGGTTTCTGGGGCTGA